The following coding sequences lie in one Panicum virgatum strain AP13 chromosome 6N, P.virgatum_v5, whole genome shotgun sequence genomic window:
- the LOC120680146 gene encoding agmatine coumaroyltransferase-2-like, protein MEIVVQSSKVVKPAYGEGSSWVSTPAAVDVVVPLTVFDEVHDEYMSSIHAFHPPSPTPAALEAGLARALAEYREWAGRLVAAAGRRALLLNDAGARFVEATAGVALEAAMPLLLQPAAARRLHPSGEGAEELMLVQVTRFACGSLVVGHTMHHAVGDGFAMCQCLLAWGQCTRGAAVDPVPVHDRESFFLPRHPPRVEFDHRGTEFKVPNAKERSPPLTADGEVVVTHKVRFSREFVSDLKSRAPAAPAATPLRPYTTMQCLVAHLWRCVTRARGLDGGEATTTLHMAVNGRARMRCPRVPQGYTGNVVLWAHPAAAARELLAGPLGRAAELVRREVARVDDAYFRSFIDFIGSGAVEEEGLEPMSDAAGSPDVEVYCLYRVPFYDIDFGGGRQLLYMPSNQPVDGAVYILPPCPQGDGSMEVLVSLYSRAMDAFKDCCCSPVVSDILV, encoded by the coding sequence ATGGAGATCGTCGTGCAGTCATCCAAGGTCGTGAAACCCGCCTATGGCGAGGGCAGCAGCTGGGTCAGCACTCCGGCGGCCGTGGACGTCGTCGTCCCCCTCACCGTCTTCGACGAGGTCCACGACGAGTACATGTCCAGCATCCACGCCTTCCACCCGCCGTCCCCTACCCCCGCTGCCCTCGAGGCGGGGCTCGCGCGGGCCCTGGCCGAGTACCGCGAGTGGGCCGGCAGGCTGGTggccgcggccgggcggcgcgcgcTCCTGCTGAACGACGCCGGCGCGCGGTTCGTCGAGGCGACGGCCGGCGTCGCGCTGGAGGCCGCcatgccgctgctgctgcagcctgcggcggcgcggcgcctgcaccccagcggcgagggcgcggaGGAGCTCATGCTGGTCCAGGTCACGAGGTTCGCGTGCGGCTCCTTGGTCGTCGGCCACACCATGCACCACGCCGTCGGCGACGGCTTCGCCATGTGCCAGTGCCTGCTCGCCTGGGGCCAGTGCacccgcggcgccgccgtcgaccccgtCCCGGTGCACGACCGGGAGTCCTTCTTCCTTCCCCGCCACCCGCCCCGCGTCGAGTTCGACCACcgcggcaccgagttcaaggtCCCGAACGCCAAGGAGAGGAGCCCGCCGCTCAccgccgacggcgaggtggtggTGACGCACAAGGTGCGCTTCAGCCGGGAGTTCGTCTCCGACCTCAagtcgcgcgcgccggcggcgccggcggcgaccccgCTCCGCCCGTACACCACCATGCAGTGCCTGGTGGCGCACCTGTGGCGGTGCGTGACCAGGGCGCgggggctcgacggcggcgaggccacGACGACGCTGCACATGGCCGTGAACGGGCGGGCGCGGATGAGGTGCCCGCGGGTGCCGCAGGGGTACACCGGCAACGTCGTGCTGTGGGcgcacccggccgccgccgcgcgggagcTGCTGGCCGGGCCGCTAGGGCGCGCCGCGGAGCTCGTccgccgggaggtcgcccgcgTGGACGACGCCTACTTCAGGTCGTTCATCGACTTCATCGGCTCCGGGGCCGTCGAGGAGGAGGGGCTGGAGCCCATGTCCGACGCGGCCGGGAGCCCGGACGTCGAGGTGTACTGCCTGTACAGGGTCCCCTTCTACGACATCGacttcggcggcggccggcagctcCTGTACATGCCGAGCAACCAGCCGGTGGACGGCGCCGTCTACATCCTGCCGCCGTGCCCCCAGGGCGACGGGAGCATGGAAGTGCTCGTGTCCCTCTACAGCCGCGCCATGGACGCCTTCAAGGACTGCTGCTGCTCCCCGGTGGTGTCCGACATTCTTGTCTAG
- the LOC120678781 gene encoding uncharacterized protein LOC120678781 isoform X2, translating to MPPGRKRGTGKAPEAEPPLTEYERQRAQTMMRNNQVLRSLGVTTLASILNSLSAKKKAAAREDSGSLYEPQDIEGAEDDVVDQMTVNTVMSTGGARGSKRISVGPVEQEQPARMTRQRTRELTSIEEGLLDTTTSVQQDSLPAQVDEQEQMCNEGESSSMANQRSRGRSMGKDLERMCRGLNTKIPVVIAEGKRRPEVPMQAAKLASEGGIILRQHIPIYTHWKEYKKDEAPLKDYMGKVAVKFTMDTNNSAVKSACTDLLKSGQRQMRHKLKKNYFDDVPANQVRTTSPTNSMTDEQWKTLVTMWSNPKHKERCLKAKVSRKEVKYPHKTGSRYYLAQTYAVAQMVAIVAEPPEEGQASKTPAEAVAQVLPSTKFLRNAGLEIPATKKSSSACAQV from the exons ATGCCGCCTGGTCGTAAGCGTGGAACAGGCAAGGCCCCAGAAGCAG AGCCACCACTCACAGAATATGAAAGACAGAGGGCTCAAACAATGATGAGGAACAACCAGGTGCTGCGCAGTCTTGGGGTGACTACATTGGCTTCAATTCTCAACAGTTTGAGTGCAAAGAAAAAGGCAGCAGCTCGTGAAGACTCTGGTTCTTTGTATGAACCCCAAGATATAGAGGGCGCAGAAGATGATGTGGTCGATCAG ATGACAGTGAACACGGTCATGAGTACTGGAGGAGCAAGGGGCTCAAAGAGGATCTCTGTGGGACCTGTGGAACAAGAGCAACCTGCTAGAATGACTAGGCAGAGGACAAGGGAACTGACATCAATTGAGGAAGGTCTGCTTGACACAACTACAAGTGTGCAGCAAGATTCACTGCCTGCACAAGTTGATGAACAGGAACAGATGTGCAATGAAG GTGAGTCTAGTTCCATGGCAAATCAACGCAGCAGGGGAAGAAGTATGGGCAAAGATCTGGAAAGGATGTGTAGAGGTTTGAACACGAAGATTCCAGTGGTCATTGCTGAGGGGAAGAGAAGGCCAGAGGTGCCCATGCAAGCAGCAAAGCTTGCATCTGAGGGTGGTATTATACTGAGGCAACATATACCAATCTACACACACTGGAAGGAGTACAAGAAAGATGAGGCTCCTCTTAAGGACTACATGGGGAAAGTTGCT GTTAAATTTACCATGGACACCAACAACAGTGCTGTGAAGTCTGCATGCACTGATCTGCTGAAGTCTGGGCAGCGACAAATGAGGCATAAGCTAAAGAAAAATTACTTTGATGATGTACCAGCTAATCAAGTGAGGACAACATCTCCTACGAATAGTATGACTGATGAACAGTGGAAGACACTTGTGACCATGTGGTCAAACCCAAAGCATAAG GAGAGGTGTCTGAAGGCCAAAGTGAGTCGCAAGGAAGTTAAGTACCCTCACAAGACAGGTTCTAGGTATTACCTTGCGCAGACCTATGCTGTG gctcaaatggtaGCCATTGTGGCTGAACCTCCAGAAGAAGGTCAAGCATCAAAGACTCCTGCTGAAGCTGTCGCCCAAGTTTTGCCATCCACAAAGTTTCTTCGAAATGCTGGTCTTGAGATACCAGCAACAAAGAAGAGCTCATCTGCTTGTGCACAAGTATAA
- the LOC120679207 gene encoding probable E3 ubiquitin-protein ligase XBOS35 → MGLLGMMGDSFGCSATGERLVSAARDGDIQEARALLELNPRLARYSTFGIRNSPLHYSAAKGHHEIVSLLIESGVNINLRNCRGQTALMQACLYGHWKVVQILVLFKANIHRRDCFSGATAIHFAALKGHTRCIRLLVADYVPSLSEFWNVMHGKSRDEAKKDVFDAVSLRRLINGKSDGGVTPLHLAALHGHAESVQLLLDLGASVSEVTVSDGSTIDLIGSGSTPLHYAACGGSAVCCQLLIAAGANIGAENANGLTPRDVARSWHKNSVEGILSKQPEGRICILPSPYLCLPLMSIVKIARECGWRKTSASSTCQDPCVICMEVECTVAAEGCGHEFCTKCALYLCSTTSSSTSIRGNPGSVSCPLCRHAIVSFRKLTSTTPIKELPWTSTSLALCAAGASTGSNHASSLHRRPDTHRLRSSSVQLGCSSFRSIGSGKLSSLKLNCTGAEEAVPCLISCLRPDVQRSSSYRERIRRYSEF, encoded by the exons ATGGGGCTCCTTGGTATGATGGGAGATTCGTTTGGGTGCTCAGCTACCGGTGAGCGACTCGTCTCCGCCGCAAGGGATGGAGACATTCAAGAGGCTAGAGCCCTCTTGGAGCTCAACCCCCGCCTTGCCCGGTACTCAACATTTGGGATCCGGAACTCGCCACTCCATTACTCGGCTGCGAAGGGTCACCATGAG ATTGTATCCCTCCTAATCGAATCCGGGGTTAATATCAACCTTAGAAATTGCAGAGGACAG ACTGCTCTGATGCAAGCTTGTCTATATGGTCACTGGAAAGTTGTACAGATTCTAGTTCTTTTCAAAGCTAAT ATTCACAGGAGAGATTGTTTTAGTGGCGCGACAGCTATTCATTTTGCCGCCCTGAAAGGTCATACTCGGTGCATTCGGCTTCTTGTGGCTGATTACGTGCCGAGCTTGTCAGAGTTTTGGAACGTTATGCATGGAAAGTCCAGAGATGAAGCAAAAAAGGATGTCTTTGATGCAGT ATCTCTCCGGAGGCTAATTAATGGAAAGTCGGATGGTGGCGTCACCCCGCTTCACTTGGCAGCCCTTCATGGCCATGCTGAGAGTGTGCAGTTACTATTAGATCTTGGAGCTTCGGTGTCTGAGGTCACAGTCAGTGATGGTTCAACTATTGACCTCATTG GTTCAGGTAGCACTCCTCTCCATTATGCGGCATGTGGTGGAAGTGCTGTCTGCTGCCAA CTGCTCATTGCAGCAGGAGCGAACATCGGAGCTGAAAATGCTAATGG GTTGACTCCTCGAGATGTGGCTCGTTCGTGGCACAAAAATAGTGTTGAAGGCATCCTAAGCAAACAGCCAGAAGGCCGAATATGCATTCTTCCTTCACCATATCTGTGTCTACCATTGATGAGCATTGTCAAAATTGCTCG TGAGTGCGGATGGAGAAAGACTTCTGCCTCCTCCACATGTCAGGATCCATGTGTCATATGTATGGAGGTGGAATGCACGGTGGCTGCAGAAG GCTGCGGCCATGAGTTCTGCACCAAATGCGCACTCTATTTGTGTTCAACCACAAGCAGCTCAACATCCATCCGTGGCAATCCTGGCTCCGTATCATGCCCTTTGTGCCGTCATGCCATTGTCTCTTTCAGGAAGCTCACAAGTACCACTCCAATAAAGGAGCTTCCATGGACAAGCACATCACTAGCTCTATGTGCGGCAGGCGCAAGCACTGGTTCCAATCATGCCAGCTCCTTGCATCGTCGGCCTGACACGCATCGATTGCGCTCCTCCTCGGTTCAGTTGGGATGCTCCTCTTTTAGATCCATTGGCTCTGGGAAACTGTCGTCATTGAAGTTGAACTGCACAGGAGCTGAAGAGGCCGTGCCTTGCCTCATCAGTTGTCTCCGGCCAGATGTGCAGCGGTCCTCATCGTACAGGGAAAGAATTAGAAGATATTCAGAGTTTTGA
- the LOC120678781 gene encoding uncharacterized protein LOC120678781 isoform X1, whose protein sequence is MPPGRKRGTGKAPEAEPPLTEYERQRAQTMMRNNQVLRSLGVTTLASILNSLSAKKKAAAREDSGSLYEPQDIEGAEDDVVDQMTVNTVMSTGGARGSKRISVGPVEQEQPARMTRQRTRELTSIEEGLLDTTTSVQQDSLPAQVDEQEQMCNEGESSSMANQRSRGRSMGKDLERMCRGLNTKIPVVIAEGKRRPEVPMQAAKLASEGGIILRQHIPIYTHWKEYKKDEAPLKDYMGKVAVKFTMDTNNSAVKSACTDLLKSGQRQMRHKLKKNYFDDVPANQVRTTSPTNSMTDEQWKTLVTMWSNPKHKERCLKAKVSRKEVKYPHKTGSRYYLAQTYAVKQDKYKDEPPTAIDLFEAFHCSRKTGCSVPVKEAIAQMVAIVAEPPEEGQASKTPAEAVAQVLPSTKFLRNAGLEIPATKKSSSACAQV, encoded by the exons ATGCCGCCTGGTCGTAAGCGTGGAACAGGCAAGGCCCCAGAAGCAG AGCCACCACTCACAGAATATGAAAGACAGAGGGCTCAAACAATGATGAGGAACAACCAGGTGCTGCGCAGTCTTGGGGTGACTACATTGGCTTCAATTCTCAACAGTTTGAGTGCAAAGAAAAAGGCAGCAGCTCGTGAAGACTCTGGTTCTTTGTATGAACCCCAAGATATAGAGGGCGCAGAAGATGATGTGGTCGATCAG ATGACAGTGAACACGGTCATGAGTACTGGAGGAGCAAGGGGCTCAAAGAGGATCTCTGTGGGACCTGTGGAACAAGAGCAACCTGCTAGAATGACTAGGCAGAGGACAAGGGAACTGACATCAATTGAGGAAGGTCTGCTTGACACAACTACAAGTGTGCAGCAAGATTCACTGCCTGCACAAGTTGATGAACAGGAACAGATGTGCAATGAAG GTGAGTCTAGTTCCATGGCAAATCAACGCAGCAGGGGAAGAAGTATGGGCAAAGATCTGGAAAGGATGTGTAGAGGTTTGAACACGAAGATTCCAGTGGTCATTGCTGAGGGGAAGAGAAGGCCAGAGGTGCCCATGCAAGCAGCAAAGCTTGCATCTGAGGGTGGTATTATACTGAGGCAACATATACCAATCTACACACACTGGAAGGAGTACAAGAAAGATGAGGCTCCTCTTAAGGACTACATGGGGAAAGTTGCT GTTAAATTTACCATGGACACCAACAACAGTGCTGTGAAGTCTGCATGCACTGATCTGCTGAAGTCTGGGCAGCGACAAATGAGGCATAAGCTAAAGAAAAATTACTTTGATGATGTACCAGCTAATCAAGTGAGGACAACATCTCCTACGAATAGTATGACTGATGAACAGTGGAAGACACTTGTGACCATGTGGTCAAACCCAAAGCATAAG GAGAGGTGTCTGAAGGCCAAAGTGAGTCGCAAGGAAGTTAAGTACCCTCACAAGACAGGTTCTAGGTATTACCTTGCGCAGACCTATGCTGTG AAACAGGACAAATATAAAGATGAGCCGCCCACTGCAATTGATCTTTTTGAGGCGTTTCATTGCAGCAGGAAGACTGGTTGTAGTGTGCCAGTAAAGGAAGCCATT gctcaaatggtaGCCATTGTGGCTGAACCTCCAGAAGAAGGTCAAGCATCAAAGACTCCTGCTGAAGCTGTCGCCCAAGTTTTGCCATCCACAAAGTTTCTTCGAAATGCTGGTCTTGAGATACCAGCAACAAAGAAGAGCTCATCTGCTTGTGCACAAGTATAA